One Oncorhynchus clarkii lewisi isolate Uvic-CL-2024 chromosome 31, UVic_Ocla_1.0, whole genome shotgun sequence DNA segment encodes these proteins:
- the LOC139390864 gene encoding protocadherin beta-4-like, whose translation MALEGFFQPKYLRWRLCCGLPWQVLIFLLYFSHIVSGQIRYSIPEEMKKGSLIGNVAQDLGLDLKRLRAGRARIVTGESIQYTELKTDKGILVVSERIDREQLCGDVTPCSFSFEIILENPMELHPVKLMIQDQNDNTPQVLYPVQTSSSLVSEMVPRSAEVGYLVTKVVAVDVDSGQNAWLSYKLQKATERALFEVGIQNGEIRTIRQVNDKDAVKQRLTVVVEDNGQPSRSATVNVNVAVADSFPEVLSEFTDFTHDKEYNDNLTFYLVLALAVVSFLFITCLVVIISVKIYRWRQSRVLYHSSLPVIPYYPPRYADTLGTGTLQHVYNYEVCSTTDSRKSDCKFVRPCSQNVLIMDPSSTGTMQRMQSENNILDEPDSPLEGRC comes from the exons ATGGCATTGGAAGGATTCTTTCAACCTAAATACTTAAGATGGCGTTTGTGCTGTGGACTGCCGTGGCAAGTACTTATTTTCCTCCTGTATTTCAGTCATATTGTCAGTGGTCAAATCCGCTATTCCATTCCGGAGGAGATGAAGAAAGGTTCTCTTATCGGTAACGTAGCTCAAGACCTGGGGTTAGATTTGAAAAGGCTCAGAGCGGGTCGGGCCCGTATCGTGACAGGAGAAAGCATTCAGTACACAGAGCTGAAGACAGACAAAGGGATTCTAGTCGTGAGTGAGAGAATAGACCGAGAGCAGCTTTGTGGCGACGTCACACCGTGTAGCTTCAGCTTCGAAATTATTCTAGAAAATCCAATGGAGCTTCATC CTGTGAAATTAATGATCCAGGACCAGAATGACAACACGCCTCAGGTTCTGTACCCAGTCCAGACTAGCAGCTCTCTGGTGTCTGAAATGGTGCCTCGTTCAGCAGAAGTGGGCTATCTTGTCACTAAAGTGGTGGCTGTTGATGTGGACTCTGGACAGAATGCCTGGCTCTCGTATAAACTGCAGAAAGCGACAGAAAGGGCGCTGTTTGAAGTAGGCATACAGAATGGAGAAATAAGAACTATACGTCAAGTCAATGATAAAGATGCTGTGAAACAAAGGCTCACTGTTGTAGTGGAGGACAACGGGCAGCCCTCTCGTTCAGCTACAGTCAATGTTAACGTGGCGGTGGCGGACAGCTTCCCTGAAGTGCTCTCGGAGTTCACTGACTTTACGCACGACAAGGAGTACAATGACAACCTGACTTTTTACTTAGTTTTGGCTTTGGCTGTAGTCTCATTTCTGTTCATCACATGTTTAGTGGTTATTATATCAGTGAAAATATACAGATGGAGACAGTCTCGCGTTCTTTATCATTCCAGTCTCCCGGTTATTCCGTATTATCCACCGCGTTACGCAGACACTTTGGGGACAGGAACTCTACAGCACGTGTACAATTACGAGGTGTGCAGTACGACTGACTCCAGAAAGAGTGACTGTAAGTTCGTCAGACCCTGTAGTCAGAACGTACTGATAATGGACCCCAGTTCTACAGGGACGATGCAGCGGATGCAGAGTGAAAATAATAtcctggatgaaccagactcgcCACTAGAG GGCCGCTGTTGA
- the LOC139390865 gene encoding protocadherin beta-4-like: MALEGFLQPKCIKWRLGCGLRWQVLIFLLYFSHIVSGQIRYSIPEEMKKGSLIGNVAQDLGLDMKRLRAGRARIVTGESIQYTELKTDKGILVVSERIDREQLCGDVTPCSFNFEIILENPMELHRVTIFIQDQNDNAPQVLYPVQTSSSLVAEIVPRSADVGYLVTKVVAVDVDSGQNAWLSYKLQKATDRALFEVGLQNGEIRTVRQVTDKDAVKQRLTVVVEDNGQPSRSATVNVNVAVADSFPEVLSEFTDFTHDKEYNDNLTFYLVLALAVVSFLFITCLVVIISVKIYRWRQSRVLYHSSLPVIPYYPPRYADTLGTGTLPHVYNYEVCRTTDSRKSDCKFVRPCSQNVLIMDPSSTGTMQRMQSEQNILDEPDSPLENHRSALPCSNGSVMTKSRIGVP; encoded by the exons ATGGCATTGGAAGGATTCCTTCAGCCTAAATGTATAAAATGGCGTTTGGGTTGTGGACTGCGGTGGCAAGTACTTATTTTCCTCCTGTATTTCAGTCATATTGTCAGTGGCCAAATCCGCTATTCCATTCCGGAGGAGATGAAGAAAGGTTCTCTTATCGGTAACGTAGCTCAAGACCTGGGGTTAGATATGAAAAGGCTCAGAGCGGGCCGGGCCCGTATCGTGACCGGAGAAAGCATTCAGTACACAGAGCTGAAGACAGACAAAGGGATTCTAGTCGTGAGTGAGAGAATAGACCGAGAGCAGCTTTGTGGCGATGTCACACCGTGTAGCTTCAACTTCGAAATTATTCTAGAAAATCCAATGGAGCTTCATCGCGTGAC CATCTTCATACAAGATCAGAACGACAACGCGCCTCAGGTTCTGTACCCAGTACAGACTAGCAGCTCTCTAGTGGCTGAAATAGTGCCTCGTTCAGCAGATGTGGGCTATCTTGTCACTAAAGTGGTGGCTGTTGATGTGGACTCTGGACAGAATGCCTGGCTCTCGTATAAACTGCAGAAAGCGACAGACAGGGCGCTGTTTGAAGTGGGCTTACAGAATGGAGAAATAAGAACTGTACGCCAAGTCACTGATAAAGATGCTGTGAAACAAAGGCTCACTGTTGTAGTGGAGGACAACGGGCAGCCATCTCGTTCAGCTACAGTCAATGTTAACGTGGCGGTGGCGGACAGCTTCCCTGAAGTGCTCTCGGAGTTCACTGACTTTACGCACGACAAGGAGTACAATGACAACCTGACTTTTTACTTAGTTTTGGCTTTGGCTGTAGTCTCATTTCTGTTCATCACATGTTTAGTGGTTATTATATCAGTAAAAATATACAGATGGAGACAGTCTCGCGTCCTCTATCATTCCAGTCTCCCGGTTATTCCGTATTATCCACCGCGTTACGCAGACACTTTGGGGACAGGAACTCTACCGCACGTGTACAATTACGAGGTGTGCAGGACGACTGACTCCAGAAAGAGCGACTGTAAGTTCGTCAGACCCTGTAGTCAGAACGTGCTGATAATGGACCCCAGTTCTACAGGGACGATGCAGCGGATGCAGAGTGAACAGAACAtcctggatgaaccagactcCCCACTAGAG AATCATAGGTCTGCTCTCCCTTGTTCCAACGGCAGTGTTATGACAAAGAGTCGTATTGGAGTCCCTTGA